From the Methanobacterium sp. genome, the window ATGTGTTATTGGAGGATTTAAATGAATGAAAATTTGGAAAATGTTGAAACTGTGAATTGTAGTAGTTGTAAGGCTGAAATTCCCACTGGCATGAAATTATATAAATGCATGGTAAAGGTAGTTTAGAAGAAATAGAAATAACTTGCCAGAAGTGTGGGAAAAAATTGGGTGGTAATGAAACTTTCTGTGGAGTGTGCGGATCAAAGGTGTGGAAACGCTAGTAAATTATCTAGTCATTTTCCCTTTCCTTCTAATAGTCTTACAGCTTTCTGTCTAATTAAAGCCACTGGAATAGGAGATATTTATCGTGATTGATTGGAAAGAATTTCAGGGTATAGTGATTGATAAGTTAGGTCGAAAAATATCCAAAGACGACAAC encodes:
- a CDS encoding zinc-ribbon domain-containing protein is translated as MHGKGSLEEIEITCQKCGKKLGGNETFCGVCGSKVWKR